The genome window CTGGAAGGCGCTCCAGCTCAGCAGCGAGAGGATCACCAGCAGGGTGCCGATGTAGAAGAGGCCGAACCGCACCGGCAGGCTGTTGATGGCGCGCGGGATGTTGCGGCGCGGGTTCTCTGCCTCGCCCGCGGTGACGCCCACGAGCTCCACCCCGAGGTAGGCGAAGAGCACGATCTGCAGGGTCATCAGCGAGTGCCAGACGCCGTGAGGTGCGACGCCGCCGTCCCGCCACAGGTGGGTCACCGAGGCCGAGTGCCCGGCCGGACCGACGCCCAGGGTGAGGATCGCCAGTCCGACCAGGATCATGCCGACGATGGCGACGACCTTGACCAGGGCGAACCAGAACTCCAGCTCACCGAAGGACTTGACCGAGATCAGGTTGACCGCGAAGAGCACCACCAGGGCGACCAGAGCCGTCTGCCACTGCGGGACCTGCGGGTACCAGTACCTGACGTACTGTCCGGCCGCGGTGATCTCGGCCATGCCGGTGGTGACCCACATGATCCAGTAGGTCCATGCGGTGGCGTAGCCCCAGAACGGCCCCAGGAACTCCTGCGCGTAGCTGACGAATCCCCCCGAATCGCTGCGGTGGGTGAGGAGTTCGCCGAGCGCCCGCATGACGACGAAGAGCACGCAGCCGGCGATCGCGTACCAGATGACCAGACTCGGGCCCGCCTGCGATATCGCGGTGCCGGCGCCGAGGAAGAGCCCGGTGCCGATGGTCCCGCCGATGGCGATCATCTGGACGTGCCGGGTGCCGAGCCCGCGCCGGTACTCCGCGCCGGCCGCCGTCGTGCCCGTGCCGGGCCCCTCCTCCTGGACGCCTGGCGGTTCTCCGACTAACTGTGGCTGCATCTCACTGTCCTTCTCTGTCCGGCCGGCGGCCGACTGATGACGCGTCATGCAGTCGGCGAGAAGCCGTACCCCCGTTTTCGCCCGGCGCGGTGGCATGTACCGAACCATCCGCCCTGAGCCACTAAACCGTCACTCGGTGTGTCTGTAGGATATTTTGGCTCAGTGTTTCGATCTGCGCACGCCCGATTGGAAGTGATGCAAGTCACACTTCGAATCGGTGCAGCTCAGCGCCCCTCCACCGGACTCCACCCCCACTTCGGCAACTCTGGGCCGCGTACTCCGGGAACGAATCCGCGGCAACAGCGAGGACCGGCACCCGCGGCGACCCACTCCGCCCCCGACAGCGGCACGCCGCCACCCCGCCGCAACGACACAGCGTGATCCCCGGGC of Kitasatospora viridis contains these proteins:
- a CDS encoding amino acid permease; this translates as MQPQLVGEPPGVQEEGPGTGTTAAGAEYRRGLGTRHVQMIAIGGTIGTGLFLGAGTAISQAGPSLVIWYAIAGCVLFVVMRALGELLTHRSDSGGFVSYAQEFLGPFWGYATAWTYWIMWVTTGMAEITAAGQYVRYWYPQVPQWQTALVALVVLFAVNLISVKSFGELEFWFALVKVVAIVGMILVGLAILTLGVGPAGHSASVTHLWRDGGVAPHGVWHSLMTLQIVLFAYLGVELVGVTAGEAENPRRNIPRAINSLPVRFGLFYIGTLLVILSLLSWSAFQPGVSPFVAVFAKVGIPAAAGIVNFVVLTSALSSCNAGGLYATARMLRTAGRNGHAPAAVGRLTRRGVPARALAVSAAVMAVGVWVNAVDPEHAFAYITSVSTGGAILVWSTILVTHLRYRRAVAAGRSAGSDYRLPGAPYASWLALGFFALVTVLIAWRSDTRIALYVMAAWGALLCLGYAGLRANQRLRQAG